In Xenopus laevis strain J_2021 chromosome 2S, Xenopus_laevis_v10.1, whole genome shotgun sequence, a genomic segment contains:
- the LOC121400765 gene encoding olfactory receptor class A-like protein 1 gives MDPYTLLKAIGFLLLVIIGIPGNVFIMMQFTYLKITEKKLLPTNFILMVLALVNLLVILSRIIPQSINALGVEELLDDTECKFVIFTYRVNRAMSICVTSFLSCYQCILIAPNTKIWMYLKHKVTQNVVAIILFFWIINIAIYPYVFFSSHARRNQTTSPYTLHLVYCDSDFLNYMAYIVNGSIYSLRDFIFVGPMALASSYIVFILLSHEKSVKGIRSSDRTQRRSVEYRASKAVILLVALYVLLYGLDNCMWIYTLTLSNVTTNMGEIRIFLASSYASLSPIVIIITNPKLQQNLLTCSKKRHCQGDFKTGGYVYAISK, from the coding sequence ATGGATCCATATACTCTTCTGAAGGCTATTGGTTTCCTTCTTTTAGTAATAATTGGGATTCCAGGAAATGTCTTCATTATGATGCAATTCACCTACTTGAAGATAACTGAGAAGAAACTACTTCCAACTAATTTCATATTGATGGTGCTAGCTCTAGTGAATCTGCTTGTGATCCTTTCTCGTATCATTCCGCAGTCAATTAATGCATTAGGAGTTGAGGAATTGTTGGATGACACAGAGTGCAAATTTGTCATCTTCACCTACAGAGTAAATAGGGCCATGTCTATATGTGTCACCAGTTTTCTTAGTTGTTACCAGTGCATACTTATTGCTCCAAATACAAAGATATGGATGTATTTAAAACATAAAGTTACCCAAAATGTAGtggctattattttatttttctggatAATTAATATTGCTATATACCCTTATGTCTTTTTTAGTTCCCATGCACGAAGAAATCAAACAACATCCCCCTATACTCTCCATTTAGTTTACTGTGATTCGGATTTCTTGAACTACATGGCATATATAGTCAATGGGTCAATTTATTCTCTTCGTGATTTTATCTTTGTTGGGCCGATGGCTTTGGCAAGtagttatattgtatttatattgcttAGTCATGAAAAATCAGTCAAAGGAATACGGAGCTCAGACAGAACGCAGAGGAGATCTGTAGAATAcagagcttctaaagctgttatcttgttggTCGCATTGTATGTACTGCTTTATGGTTTGGATAACTGTATGTGGATCTACACTTTGACTTTGTCCAATGTGACTACCAATATGggtgaaattagaattttcttagCTTCCTCATATGCAAGTCTAAGCcctatagtaataataattactaACCCAAAACTTCAGCAGAACTTGCTCACATGCAGTAAAAAGAGGCATTGTCAGGGTGATTTTAAAACTGGAGGATATGTTTATGCAATAAGCAAATAG